Genomic window (Oncorhynchus keta strain PuntledgeMale-10-30-2019 unplaced genomic scaffold, Oket_V2 Un_contig_6244_pilon_pilon, whole genome shotgun sequence):
ATGCCTACCTTCCACTGGGGCCTGCAGGGGAGGGCACCCTGGCTGTGCATGCCTACCTTCCACTGGGGCCTGCAGGGGAGGGCACCCTGGCTGTGCATGCCTACCTTCCACTGGGGCCTGCAGGGGAGGGCACCGTGGCTGTGCATGCCTACCTTCCACTGGGGCCGGCAGGGGAGGGCACCCTGGCTGTGCATGCATACCTTCCACTGGGGCCTGCAGGGGGGGCACCCTGGCTGTGCATGCCTACCTTCCACTGGGGCCTGCAGGGGGGGGCACCATGGCTGTGCATGCCTACCTTCCACTGGGGCCGGCAGGGGAGGGCACCCTGGCTGTGCATGCCTACCTTCCACTGGGGCCTGCAGGGGAGGGCACCCTGGCTGTGCATGCCTACCTTCCACAGGGGCCGGCAGGAGAGGGCACCCTGGGTGAGAGTAGCAAAGGCTCATATTTTGGTCCAGACTGCAGAGAGCATGGAAGGTGGGGTGTTTGTGCTGCTGGAGGAACACACAGTTCCCAGATGCGACCTGGATCACCGTTACCTCGACTGTAACCCTATGGGGAAGCAGCAGCTAAGGGAAAGAAATAGTATTTTAGTCAAAGCACCACCTACAATCCCACACTACTTCAGCCAAGCAGAAGAAAAAAACTTACCCAggatgtgatggagagagagggaaggctgGTCACTGGAGGTTGGACGTAACAGTTGGTCACATCTAGATCTTTGAACTTTTTCCTTATCAGCTCCAGAGCACAATCCACCTGTTCCTCTGACCCTGAAGGAAACAGAGGGACAAACTGAGCGAGCCACTAGTGACACTACAGCTCCCAATGCCTAGGTTACCAAATCCAAatcctaggatagggtaagtaatccttctcacccccctaaaaagatttagatgcactattgtaagtggctgttccactggatgtcataaggtgtatgcaccaatttgtaagtcgctctggataagagcgtctgctaaatgacttaaatgtaatgtaaatgtaaatgtcctgTTATGGAGAGGCAGCTCCTGGGTCACTCACCCTCTATGTGGCAGATCTGGAACTCCTGGGTGTAAGGTAGGGCGGTGATGAAGACCTTAGCTCCAGACATCTCCTTCAGGTAGTTCACATGTCTCCCCTTCTTCCCAATCAATCTACCAACAAAATGCTGTTGGACAGTGAAACCAGAGAATACATAGTATCATTCATAAGCTATTACATTCTACTAGAAGATGTGAGTCTTTCTCAGAGCGTGCACACATGCTGTCCAGGTCACTCTTGCCCTGATAACACCAAGCACTTTTAAGAGTAATTGGAAAGAGATCTGTGTGCGTACATTGTGCCTGGCTCTGTGGAATGTCCTCTTGATTGAGTACCTGAGGAGATTAAGacaacaggcaggggagcaggACTCCTCACACACTGTCCCTTTACTACAGCCCAACCCACCATGCCATAGCCCTATGAACCAGACAGCTGTACCCAGGTCACTGTCACCGGAGCACCAGGACTCAGGCTCACTTAAATTGAGACGACTGACTGCAGCACACTATTGTAACAACCCAAGGCTATATCTACAAGCCCTCATGTCACCTGCACTAGAAATCAGTAGCCAGAGGAAATGCATTATGATTAAGGTGGTAGAGGAATGACAGGGTTAGACAGGGAGGTAAACTCACCTTTGGCACCTCTATCTCCCAAACAGTCGGTGACTGGCTGCGGTTGTGACTTTGGTTGTATTTTTCAATTGCCTGATTGGTGTTCAGTAGCTGACTTGGTAGACTGGGACTGCTATGCTTGTTGTCCCTGGCTTCATGTTGACAGTAACCATCTACACAGTCCATGTTGTTCACACCAGAGCCTGGGGGCAAGGATCAGTCACTAAAAACAGTCACTTGTGTTGTGTACACAATACAACCATGCAAACACAATACAACCACGCAAACACAGACCGTATAAAAGACCCACATACAACATAACAGTAACAGAGAAGAGAATACATTCTGTCATGAAAGTAGTTTTCCTTCTTGAATACTGTgcataaaaggaaaataaatatatttcTTCAGTGCAGAAAAATATGCCCTGAACTCATATGGCACCTGTAAACAGAACAGGCCATGGGTGTGCTAGATACAGATACACTGCAACACTAAGAGATAAAGCGACAGGTCAGCTTGGACAGAAAGGATGCTGATATGTTGTGAGAAGTTGAAAGTCTGCTAATCAGGCAGCTCACCTGGAACAGTCGCCATCCACCAACCGTTAGTGAGGAACATGCTGGTGGCCCCCAGTCCTTCAGCAGGTCCTCTGGGTGGTTGTGGGCTCATACTGGTGCTCAACTCCTTGCCACTGGAGACCTTTTCGGTCTGACCAGAGCTGGATCCAGAATCACCTACTGCAGAATCTTTTTCTGCTAGCTCAATCTTCTCCGTCTCAATCTCAGCTCTACTGCTGTGGTCGTGTTTCACGTCCTCATGAACTATAGGAGATGAACTGATGTTCTCTCTGCCGGTTGTTGAACACAGATCCTCTTGGAATAGAGGTGGCATCTCATGCTCACTGTTATCCATTGAGATATGGTCTGGGGCTTTGCAGGGATCCCCGCTATGGAGAGGACTAACACCATGTCCTAGCTGGGTCTTTTCCTTCAGGAATTGACTCACTGCTGCGGAGACCACATTAGTGATGAGACCTGACACGAGCTGGTTAATTTCTGCGGTGTTGCTCCTGCTGAATTTACATTCCTCAGACTCTTTCTTCTGAGGTGACCTCAAAATTCCCAATGGCTGCTTTGAGGCAGACACCCGACTGGTTATAAGGTGGCTGGGGGAAGCCAGACAGGTGTCAGCCTGTAGACTTGACTCACAGGTTGGTTCTTCCACAGACGACAGGATGTCTCCCTCTGGCTCCAGtctaacctcctcctcctcctctgcaggCTCCAGtctaacctcctcctcctcctctgcaggCTCCAGTCTAACCTCCTCTGCAGGCTCCAGTCTAACCTCCTCTGCAGGCTCCAGTCTAACCACCTCCTCCTCCGCCGGCTCCAGTCTAACCTCCTCCGCAGGCTCCAGTCTAACCTCCTCCGCAGGCTCCAGTCTAACCACCTCCGCAGGCTCCAGTCTAACCACCTCCACCGTAGGCTCCAGTCTAACCACCTCCTCCGCAGGCTCCAGTCTAACCACCTCCTCCGCAGGCTCCAGTCTAACCACCTCCTCCGCAGGCTCCAGTCTAACCACCTCCTCCGCAGGCTCCAGTCTAACCACCTCCTCCGCAGGCTCCAGTCTAACCACCTCCTCTGCAGGCTCCAGTCTAACCTCCTCCGCAGGCTCCAGTCTAACCTCCTCCGCAGGCTCCAGTCTAACCTCCTCCGCAGGCTCCAGTCTAACCTCCTCCGCAGGCTCCAGTCTAACCTCCTCCGCAGGCTCCAGTCTAACCACCTCCAGGCTGCAGGCTCCGCAGGCTCCAGTCTAACCACCTCCACCGTAGGCTCCAGTCTAACCACCTCCACCGCAGGCTCCAGTCTAACCACCTCCACCGTAGGCTCCAGTCTAACCACCTCCACCGTAGGCTCCAGTCTAACCACCTCCACCGCAGGCTCCAGTCTAACCACCTCCACCGCAGGCTCCAGTCTAACCACCTCCACCGCAGGCTCCAGTCTAACCACCTCCACCGTAGGCTCCAGTCTAACCACCTCCTCCACAGGCTCCAGTCTAACCACCTCCACCGCAGGCTCCAGTTTAACCACCTCCACCGCAGGCTCCAGTCtaaccacctccacctcctctgcaGGCTCCAGTCTAACCAGCTCTGCAGGCTCCAGTCTAACCACCTCCACCTCTGCAGGCTCCAGtctaaccaccaccacctcctctgcaGGCCACCTCCTcctaaccaccaccacctcctccgcAGGCTCCAGTCTAACCACCTCCTCCGCCTCTGCAGGCTCCAGTCTAACCACCACCTCCTCTGCAGGCTCCAGTTTCAAAGTGCTGTTTGTAATGTCCTCCAGTGTCGCAGACTGTAGTGGTTGATTTAAACCTGCACTTTCACCGACGGACTTAGATTTACCAGAGCCTAGGTCACAGATTGATAAGGAGCAAGTTGACTCATGGCTGGTGGCACGCATGGCTGATGGCACACATGGCTGGTGTTCCCATTGTAATTCTAGATCCTGCTCAGGTCCACCCTCAGCTGCAGTCTCTAGGAACACTTGAGCTGAAGACTCAGTGCTCTCGTAAACAGGCTTCACGGCAGCAGTAGCCAGGCCACTAATGAGACCGTCTGCAGCCACAACCCTTACCTCAGGTTGTGATTGGCAGGCAACAAGCTCCTGTTCCACTAATGACCGCTCCTTCACTGCGTGCCAGTCCAGATGCATCCCAGTCGAGTGGCCGTTCTCCACAACACAGTTACCTACGTCTCTGGGGGAGGACAGGTGCTCCTGGTCTGCGGTCGTCTCATCATTTGCGTCATCCTTGTCAGTGAGATGGTATTCTTTCTTCCGATAGATGTACCACCACAGGCCTAGGAAAGCCAACACTCCTGACAGGTAGAGGGTCAGAACAGATTGAAGCCTCTGCACCATCACCTAACCTCCTACTGCTAACAGCAACACCTGAGAAGAGAGACAAGTTAATACTATAGAGACAAATCAACACCCTGTCTGTACTTCTAACTGGGATAGAAACGGGTAAAGCACCAGTTAAGGGGAGGGTTAAGGGgtcatacacacaccatccttcTATATCCAGAAACACCTGTTGGTCTCCACCACACCAAACCTCTGGGCAGCAATCCCATTAACAGCCAGGCCATGGTGACAGCAACAGAGCTCCAGGTCAGGTGCTACATGGTACCCTCTGCAGTAGTTCACTTAGGGACGCAGTGTCTGGGGCAAAGGGCCCTGATAGGATAATGGTGACACACCACTTCAAAAATACAACAGTAGTTATTAGCTACTGTATGTTGGGGACCACTATCCcttttatcatcagtcatataaCCAAAAGGCTACATATCTTGTGTATTAATCATCACCAGTAATATAGTGAATTAAAAAACATGCAATTACCAAGACACAACTGAGttaacttttgtttattttttaaatttggccccaatctatggatttcacaactgggaatacagatatgcatccaGTAGACAGATATCTGGGGCACTATgctcagcaaaccgctcacccacatgaAGTCATACACGTTGTCtgcagttggatgtactgccaaattctgtaaaacgacatgaggcagcttatggtagagaaagaaACATTCAATTCtcagcaacagctctggtagacattcctccaaacagcatgccaattgcacactcccttaaCACTTGAGACATGTGGCATTGTGACAACTCCACATTTGAGTGgccttgtccccagcacaaggtgcacctgtgcaatgatttttaaatcattacacaggtgcacatttGTTTAATtatcttattgatatgccacacgtgtcaggtgtatggattatcttggcaaaagataaatgctcactaacagggatgtaaacaaatgtgtacaAAACAATTAGGAAAGGCTTtctgtgcgtatggaacatttctgcaatcttatttcagctcatgaaacctggGACCAACAGTTTAAATGTTCCGTTTATATTTGTTGTGTAGGTTGACAAAGTGTGTACTTTCCACAGAATAGAAGTCAACCCAGGTAGAAGTATTGTTTGTAGTTTGGACAGCCGGTCAGGGTCTGGCCAATGTGCAGGTCCACCCATAACCTTTTTGTAGAGCATTATAAAAAGGTGGTGAGTGAAAGGCATGCCATTCCCTCACAGATCCTGTCTGTGTAAAGAAACAAGGTCATGGGCTACATTGCAGTTCCACTAAAGCCTCCGACCTTCAGGCTCTGGCATACCGACAAGCTGGCTACTCCCCTCGCCAGGCATGCCAGTCAGGCTACAGAAGTTAGTTACGCAACATGACAAATACTGAAGCACTTATCTTTCTCCAAGGAGGGAAGCTAACATATTTACAATAGTTGGTTTCCAGAAGGAAAGAATAACTTCATAGCATTATAAACATGCAAAATGTATGGTTCAGAAAAAAATGCAACACCCTGCCCTATGCTATAGGCTACAGCAGTTAATAAAggtaaaacttttttttaaactaggcaagtcagttaagaacaaattcttattttcaatgatggcctaggaacagtgggttaactgcctgttcaggggcagaacgacagatttgtacatttaacatttacatttaagtcatttagcagacgctcttatccagagcgacttacaaattggtgcattcaccttatgacatccagtagaataatcactttacaatagtgcatctaaatattttaaagggggggggggggtgagaaggattacttatcctatcctaggtattccttaaagaggtggggtttcaggtgtctccggaaggtggtgattgactccgctgtcctggcgtcgtgagggagtttgttccaccattggggggccagagcagcgaacagttttgactgggctgagcgggaactgtacttcctcagtggtagggaggcgagcaggccagaggtggatgaatgcagtgcccttgtttgggtgtagggcctgatcagagcctggaggtaccgaggtgccgttcccctcacagctccgtaggcaagcaccatggtcttgtagcggatgcgagcttcaactggaagccagtggagagagcagaggagcggggtgacgtgagagaacttgggaaggttgaacaccagacgggcagcggcgttctggatgagttgtaggggtttaatggcacaggcagggagcccagccaacagcgagttgcagtaatccagacgggagatgacaagtgcctggattaggacctgcgccgcttcctgtgtgaggcagggtcgtactctgcggatgttgtagagcatgaacctacaggaacggaccaccgccttgatgttagttgagaacgacagggtgttgtccaggatcacgccaaggttcttagcgctctgggaggaggacacaatggagttgtcaaccgtgatggcgagatcatggaacgggcagtccttccccgggaggaagagcagctccgtcttgccgaggttcagcttgaggtggtgatccgtcatccacactgatatgtctgccagacatgcagagatgcgattcaccacctagtcatcagaagggggaaaggagaagattaattgtgtgtcgtctgcatagcaatgataggagagaccatgtgaggttatgacagagccaagtgacttggtgtatagcgagaataggagagggcctagaacagagccctgggggacaccagtggtgagagcgcgtggtgagaagacagattctcgccacgccacctggtaggagcgacctgtcaggtaggacgcaatccaagcgtgggccgcgccggagatgcccaactcggagagggtggagaggaggatctgatggttcacagtatcgaaggcagccgataggtctagaaggatgagagcagaggagagagagttagctttagcagtgcggagcgcctccgtgatacagagaagagcagtctcagttgaatgactagtcttgaaacctgactgatttggatcgagaaggtcattctgagagagatagcgggagagctggccaaggacggcacgttcaagagtttgagagaaaagaaagaagggatactggtctgtagttgttgacatcggagggatcgagtgtaggttttttcagaaggggtgcaactctcgctctcttgaagacggaagggacgtagccagcggtcagggatgagttgatgagcgaggtgaggtaagggagaaggtctccggaaatggtctggagaagagaggaggggatagggtcaagcgggcaggttgttgggcggccggccgtcacaagacgcgagattccatctggagagagaggggagaaagaggtcagagcacagggtagggcagtgtgagcagaaccagcggtgtcgtttgacttagcaaacgaggatcggatgtcgtcgaccttcttttcaaaatggttgacgaagtcatctgcagagagggaggaggggggaggaggattcaggagggggagaaggtggcaaagagcttcctagggttagaggcagatgcttggaatttagagtggtagaaagtggctttagcagcagagacagcggaggaaaatgtagagaggagggagtgaaaggatgccaggtccgcagggaggcgagttttctccatttccgctcggctgcccggagccctgttctgtgagctcgcaatgagtcgtcgagccacggagcgggaggggaggaccgagccggcctggaggataggggacatagagtcaaaggatgcagaaagggaggagaggagggttgaggaggcagaatcaggagataggttggagaaggtttgagcagagggaagagatgataggatggaaggagagagtagcgggggagagagagcgaaggttgggacggcgcgataccatccaagtaggggcagtgtgggaagtgttggatgagagcgagagggaaaaggatacaaggtagtggtcggagacttggaggagttgcaatgaggttagtggaagaacagcatctagtaaagatgaggtcgagcgtattgcctgccttgtgagtagggggggaaggtgagagggtgaggtcaaaagaggagaggagtggaaagaaggaggcagagaggaatgagtcaaaggtagacgtggggaggttaaagtcgcccagaactgtgagaggtgagccgtcctcaggaaaggagcttatcaaggcatcaagctcattgatgaactctcagagggaacctggagggcgataaatgataaggatgttaagcttgaaagggctggtaactgtgacagcatggaattcaaaggaggcgatagaca
Coding sequences:
- the LOC118391348 gene encoding A-kinase anchor protein 1, mitochondrial-like isoform X26 codes for the protein MVQRLQSVLTLYLSGVLAFLGLWWYIYRKKEYHLTDKDDANDETTADQEHLSSPRDVGNCVVENGHSTGMHLDWHAVKERSLVEQELVACQSQPEVRVVAADGLISGLATAAVKPVYESTESSAQVFLETAAEGGPEQDLELQWEHQPCVPSAMRATSHESTCSLSICDLGSGKSKSVGESAGLNQPLQSATLEDITNSTLKLEPAEEVVVRLEPAEAEEVVRLEPAEEVVRLEPAVEVVRLEPTVEVVRLEPAEEVRLEPAEEVRLEPAEEVRLEPAEEVRLEPAEEVVRLEPAEEVVRLEPAEEVVRLEPAEEVVRLEPAEEVVRLEPAEEVVRLEPTVEVVRLEPAEEVRLEPAEEVRLEPAEEEEEVRLEPAEEEEEVRLEPEGDILSSVEEPTCESSLQADTCLASPSHLITSRVSASKQPLGILRSPQKKESEECKFSRSNTAEINQLVSGLITNVVSAAVSQFLKEKTQLGHGVSPLHSGDPCKAPDHISMDNSEHEMPPLFQEDLCSTTGRENISSSPIVHEDVKHDHSSRAEIETEKIELAEKDSAVGDSGSSSGQTEKVSSGKELSTSMSPQPPRGPAEGLGATSMFLTNGWWMATVPGSGVNNMDCVDGYCQHEARDNKHSSPSLPSQLLNTNQAIEKYNQSHNRSQSPTVWEIEVPKHFVGRLIGKKGRHVNYLKEMSGAKVFITALPYTQEFQICHIEGSEEQVDCALELIRKKFKDLDVTNCYVQPPVTSLPSLSITSWLLLPHRVTVEVTVIQVASGNCVFLQQHKHPTFHALCSLDQNMSLCYSHPGCPLLPAPVEVGVICAAQMPEGAWWRAQVMGHHEETMVELRYVDYGGYDIVKTDTLRQIRSDFVALPFQGSEVILENIAPIPDFSAAAKSALEEMTRGLALLAQVTNCHTSGIPLVQIWRTEGEELVSVNRAMVDNGLCSWVDSP
- the LOC118391348 gene encoding A-kinase anchor protein 1, mitochondrial-like isoform X37 → MVQRLQSVLTLYLSGVLAFLGLWWYIYRKKEYHLTDKDDANDETTADQEHLSSPRDVGNCVVENGHSTGMHLDWHAVKERSLVEQELVACQSQPEVRVVAADGLISGLATAAVKPVYESTESSAQVFLETAAEGGPEQDLELQWEHQPCVPSAMRATSHESTCSLSICDLGSGKSKSVGESAGLNQPLQSATLEDITNSTLKLEPAEEVVVRLEPAEAEEVVRLEPAEEVVRLEPAVEVVRLEPTVEVVRLEPTVEVVRLEPAEEVRLEPAEEVEVVRLEPAEEVVRLEPAEEVVRLEPAEEVVRLEPTVEVVRLEPAEEVRLEPAEEVRLEPAEEEEEVRLEPAEEEEEVRLEPEGDILSSVEEPTCESSLQADTCLASPSHLITSRVSASKQPLGILRSPQKKESEECKFSRSNTAEINQLVSGLITNVVSAAVSQFLKEKTQLGHGVSPLHSGDPCKAPDHISMDNSEHEMPPLFQEDLCSTTGRENISSSPIVHEDVKHDHSSRAEIETEKIELAEKDSAVGDSGSSSGQTEKVSSGKELSTSMSPQPPRGPAEGLGATSMFLTNGWWMATVPGSGVNNMDCVDGYCQHEARDNKHSSPSLPSQLLNTNQAIEKYNQSHNRSQSPTVWEIEVPKHFVGRLIGKKGRHVNYLKEMSGAKVFITALPYTQEFQICHIEGSEEQVDCALELIRKKFKDLDVTNCYVQPPVTSLPSLSITSWLLLPHRVTVEVTVIQVASGNCVFLQQHKHPTFHALCSLDQNMSLCYSHPGCPLLPAPVEVGVICAAQMPEGAWWRAQVMGHHEETMVELRYVDYGGYDIVKTDTLRQIRSDFVALPFQGSEVILENIAPIPDFSAAAKSALEEMTRGLALLAQVTNCHTSGIPLVQIWRTEGEELVSVNRAMVDNGLCSWVDSP
- the LOC118391348 gene encoding A-kinase anchor protein 1, mitochondrial-like isoform X25, with the protein product MVQRLQSVLTLYLSGVLAFLGLWWYIYRKKEYHLTDKDDANDETTADQEHLSSPRDVGNCVVENGHSTGMHLDWHAVKERSLVEQELVACQSQPEVRVVAADGLISGLATAAVKPVYESTESSAQVFLETAAEGGPEQDLELQWEHQPCVPSAMRATSHESTCSLSICDLGSGKSKSVGESAGLNQPLQSATLEDITNSTLKLEPAEEVVVRLEPAEAEEVVRLEPAEEVVRLEPAVEVVRLEPTVEVVRLEPTVEVVRLEPAEEVRLEPAEEVRLEPAEEVRLEPAEEVVRLEPAEEVVRLEPAEEVVRLEPAEEVVRLEPAEEVVRLEPAEEVVRLEPTVEVVRLEPAEEVRLEPAEEVRLEPAEEEEEVRLEPAEEEEEVRLEPEGDILSSVEEPTCESSLQADTCLASPSHLITSRVSASKQPLGILRSPQKKESEECKFSRSNTAEINQLVSGLITNVVSAAVSQFLKEKTQLGHGVSPLHSGDPCKAPDHISMDNSEHEMPPLFQEDLCSTTGRENISSSPIVHEDVKHDHSSRAEIETEKIELAEKDSAVGDSGSSSGQTEKVSSGKELSTSMSPQPPRGPAEGLGATSMFLTNGWWMATVPGSGVNNMDCVDGYCQHEARDNKHSSPSLPSQLLNTNQAIEKYNQSHNRSQSPTVWEIEVPKHFVGRLIGKKGRHVNYLKEMSGAKVFITALPYTQEFQICHIEGSEEQVDCALELIRKKFKDLDVTNCYVQPPVTSLPSLSITSWLLLPHRVTVEVTVIQVASGNCVFLQQHKHPTFHALCSLDQNMSLCYSHPGCPLLPAPVEVGVICAAQMPEGAWWRAQVMGHHEETMVELRYVDYGGYDIVKTDTLRQIRSDFVALPFQGSEVILENIAPIPDFSAAAKSALEEMTRGLALLAQVTNCHTSGIPLVQIWRTEGEELVSVNRAMVDNGLCSWVDSP
- the LOC118391348 gene encoding A-kinase anchor protein 1, mitochondrial-like isoform X29; the protein is MVQRLQSVLTLYLSGVLAFLGLWWYIYRKKEYHLTDKDDANDETTADQEHLSSPRDVGNCVVENGHSTGMHLDWHAVKERSLVEQELVACQSQPEVRVVAADGLISGLATAAVKPVYESTESSAQVFLETAAEGGPEQDLELQWEHQPCVPSAMRATSHESTCSLSICDLGSGKSKSVGESAGLNQPLQSATLEDITNSTLKLEPAEEVVVRLEPAEAEEVVRLEPAEEVVRLEPAVEVVRLEPTVEVVRLEPTVEVVRLEPAEEVRLEPAEEVRLEPAEEVVRLEPAEEVVRLEPAEEVVRLEPAEEVVRLEPAEEVVRLEPAEEVVRLEPTVEVVRLEPAEEVRLEPAEEVRLEPAEEEEEVRLEPAEEEEEVRLEPEGDILSSVEEPTCESSLQADTCLASPSHLITSRVSASKQPLGILRSPQKKESEECKFSRSNTAEINQLVSGLITNVVSAAVSQFLKEKTQLGHGVSPLHSGDPCKAPDHISMDNSEHEMPPLFQEDLCSTTGRENISSSPIVHEDVKHDHSSRAEIETEKIELAEKDSAVGDSGSSSGQTEKVSSGKELSTSMSPQPPRGPAEGLGATSMFLTNGWWMATVPGSGVNNMDCVDGYCQHEARDNKHSSPSLPSQLLNTNQAIEKYNQSHNRSQSPTVWEIEVPKHFVGRLIGKKGRHVNYLKEMSGAKVFITALPYTQEFQICHIEGSEEQVDCALELIRKKFKDLDVTNCYVQPPVTSLPSLSITSWLLLPHRVTVEVTVIQVASGNCVFLQQHKHPTFHALCSLDQNMSLCYSHPGCPLLPAPVEVGVICAAQMPEGAWWRAQVMGHHEETMVELRYVDYGGYDIVKTDTLRQIRSDFVALPFQGSEVILENIAPIPDFSAAAKSALEEMTRGLALLAQVTNCHTSGIPLVQIWRTEGEELVSVNRAMVDNGLCSWVDSP
- the LOC118391348 gene encoding A-kinase anchor protein 1, mitochondrial-like isoform X42 translates to MVQRLQSVLTLYLSGVLAFLGLWWYIYRKKEYHLTDKDDANDETTADQEHLSSPRDVGNCVVENGHSTGMHLDWHAVKERSLVEQELVACQSQPEVRVVAADGLISGLATAAVKPVYESTESSAQVFLETAAEGGPEQDLELQWEHQPCVPSAMRATSHESTCSLSICDLGSGKSKSVGESAGLNQPLQSATLEDITNSTLKLEPAEEVVVRLEPAEAEEVVRLEPAEEVVRLEPAVEVVRLEPAVEVVRLEPTVEVVRLEPTVEVVRLEPAVEVVRLEPTVEVVRLEPTVEVVRLEPAEEVRLEPAEEEEEVRLEPAEEEEEVRLEPEGDILSSVEEPTCESSLQADTCLASPSHLITSRVSASKQPLGILRSPQKKESEECKFSRSNTAEINQLVSGLITNVVSAAVSQFLKEKTQLGHGVSPLHSGDPCKAPDHISMDNSEHEMPPLFQEDLCSTTGRENISSSPIVHEDVKHDHSSRAEIETEKIELAEKDSAVGDSGSSSGQTEKVSSGKELSTSMSPQPPRGPAEGLGATSMFLTNGWWMATVPGSGVNNMDCVDGYCQHEARDNKHSSPSLPSQLLNTNQAIEKYNQSHNRSQSPTVWEIEVPKHFVGRLIGKKGRHVNYLKEMSGAKVFITALPYTQEFQICHIEGSEEQVDCALELIRKKFKDLDVTNCYVQPPVTSLPSLSITSWLLLPHRVTVEVTVIQVASGNCVFLQQHKHPTFHALCSLDQNMSLCYSHPGCPLLPAPVEVGVICAAQMPEGAWWRAQVMGHHEETMVELRYVDYGGYDIVKTDTLRQIRSDFVALPFQGSEVILENIAPIPDFSAAAKSALEEMTRGLALLAQVTNCHTSGIPLVQIWRTEGEELVSVNRAMVDNGLCSWVDSP
- the LOC118391348 gene encoding A-kinase anchor protein 1, mitochondrial-like isoform X7 codes for the protein MVQRLQSVLTLYLSGVLAFLGLWWYIYRKKEYHLTDKDDANDETTADQEHLSSPRDVGNCVVENGHSTGMHLDWHAVKERSLVEQELVACQSQPEVRVVAADGLISGLATAAVKPVYESTESSAQVFLETAAEGGPEQDLELQWEHQPCVPSAMRATSHESTCSLSICDLGSGKSKSVGESAGLNQPLQSATLEDITNSTLKLEPAEEVVVRLEPAEAEEVVRLEPAEEVVRLEPAVEVVRLEPAVEVVRLEPTVEVVRLEPTVEVVRLEPAVEVVRLEPTVEVVRLEPAEEVRLEPAEEVRLEPAEEVRLEPAEEVRLEPAEEVRLEPAEEVEVVRLEPAEEVVRLEPAEEVVRLEPAEEVVRLEPTVEVVRLEPAEEVRLEPAEEVRLEPAEEEEEVRLEPAEEEEEVRLEPEGDILSSVEEPTCESSLQADTCLASPSHLITSRVSASKQPLGILRSPQKKESEECKFSRSNTAEINQLVSGLITNVVSAAVSQFLKEKTQLGHGVSPLHSGDPCKAPDHISMDNSEHEMPPLFQEDLCSTTGRENISSSPIVHEDVKHDHSSRAEIETEKIELAEKDSAVGDSGSSSGQTEKVSSGKELSTSMSPQPPRGPAEGLGATSMFLTNGWWMATVPGSGVNNMDCVDGYCQHEARDNKHSSPSLPSQLLNTNQAIEKYNQSHNRSQSPTVWEIEVPKHFVGRLIGKKGRHVNYLKEMSGAKVFITALPYTQEFQICHIEGSEEQVDCALELIRKKFKDLDVTNCYVQPPVTSLPSLSITSWLLLPHRVTVEVTVIQVASGNCVFLQQHKHPTFHALCSLDQNMSLCYSHPGCPLLPAPVEVGVICAAQMPEGAWWRAQVMGHHEETMVELRYVDYGGYDIVKTDTLRQIRSDFVALPFQGSEVILENIAPIPDFSAAAKSALEEMTRGLALLAQVTNCHTSGIPLVQIWRTEGEELVSVNRAMVDNGLCSWVDSP